One window of the Camelina sativa cultivar DH55 chromosome 1, Cs, whole genome shotgun sequence genome contains the following:
- the LOC104757222 gene encoding serine/threonine protein phosphatase 2A 57 kDa regulatory subunit B' beta isoform-like, translated as MLRKIMKGGHRKPSKSEANEPSSYGIGPPGPGRSGPGSNVVVSHASRGALVNSSPSPVTATPPLSSVEPLPLFRDVPVSERQTLFLRKLQNCCFLFDFTDTVKNNAREKEIKRQTLLELVDFIQSGSSKISESCQEEMIKMISLNIFRCLPPASHENTGQEPADPEEEEPYLEPSWPHLQLVYELLLRYVVSTDTDTKVAKRYIDHSFVLKLLDLFDSEDPREREYLKTILHRIYGKFMVHRPFIRKAINNIFYRFVYETERHSGIGELLEILGSIINGFALPMKEEHKLFLIRVLIPLHKPKPIVVYHQQLSYCIVQFVEKDYKLADTVIRGLLKYWPVTNCAKENLFLGELEEVLEAIQPVEFQRCMVPLFQQIGRCLTSSHFQVAERALFLWNNEHIVGLIAQNRSVILPIIYPALEKNIQSHWNQAVHGLTTNIKKMFMEMDPELFEECQRQYEEKQAKSKQVEEQRQYTWKRLAEAAADRDRAGEEDHMITS; from the exons ATGTTAAGGAAAATCATGAAAGGTGGGCATCGAAAGCCCTCTAAATCCGAAGCTAATGAACCTTCTAGTTATGGGATTGGTCCTCCTGGACCTGGTAGGTCAGGTCCTGGCTCCAATGTCGTTGTTAGTCACGCGTCTCGTGGTGCATTGGTTAATTCGTCTCCGTCTCCTGTGACGGCTACTCCGCCTTTGAGCTCTGTGGAGCCACTCCCTTTGTTCAGAGATGTGCCTGTTTCAGAGAGGCAAACCTTGTTCTTGAGGAAACTTCAGAATTGCTGTTTCCTGTTCGATTTCACTGACACTGTTAAGAACAACGCCAGAGAGAAGGAGATTAAGAGGCAAACGTTGTTGGAGCTGGTTGATTTTATACAGTCTGGGTCTAGTAAGATCTCTGAGTCGTGTCAGGAAGAAATGATTAAGATGATTTCTCTTAATATATTCCGGTGTCTCCCTCCAGCTTCACATGAGAATACGGGCCAAGAGCCTGCAGATCCTGAGGAAGAGGAACCTTATTTGGAACCTTCTTGGCCTCATTTGCAGCTAGTCTACGAGTTGCTACTGAGATATGTCGTTTCGACTGACACAGATACAAAGGTGGCTAAACGGTATATCGACCATTCTTTTGTGTTGAAGTTGCTTGACTTGTTTGATTCTGAGGACCCGAGAGAGAGGGAGTATTTGAAAACGATTCTTCATAGGATTTATGGCAAGTTTATGGTTCACAGGCCCTTTATTAGGAAAGCAATCAATAACATATTCTATAGGTTTGTTTATGAGACAGAGAGACACAGTGGGATTGGGGAACTCTTGGAGATTCTAGGTAGTATCATTAACGGGTTTGCGTTGCCTATGAAGGAGGAGCACAAGTTATTCTTAATCAGGGTCTTGATACCTTTGCATAAGCCAAAACCAATTGTTGTGTATCATCAGCAGTTATCTTATTGCATCGTTCAGTTTGTGGAGAAAGATTATAAGCTTGCGGATACAGTAATCAGGGGTTTATTAAAGTATTGGCCCGTGACAAACTGCGCGAAGGAGAATCTCTTCCTTGGAGAACTTGAAGAAGTTCTTGAGGCAATACAACCTGTCGAGTTCCAGCGTTGCATGGTTCCGTTATTCCAACAGATTGGTCGCTGCCTCACGAGCTCTCACTTTCAG GTTGCAGAACGGGCACTGTTCTTGTGGAACAACGAGCACATTGTGGGTCTAATCGCGCAGAACCGAAGCGTGATCCTTCCAATCATATACCCTGCACTGGAGAAGAACATCCAGTCTCACTGGAACCAAGCAGTTCATGGTCTAACCACAAACATCAAGAAAATGTTCATGGAGATGGATCCTGAACTCTTTGAAGAATGCCAGAGGCAGTATGAAGAGAAGCAAGCGAAATCTAAACAAGTGGAAGAACAACGGCAATATACATGGAAGAGATTAGCAGAAGCAGCGGCGGATCGAGACAGAGCAGGAGAAGAAGATCATATGATCACTTCCTAG
- the LOC104757042 gene encoding uncharacterized protein LOC104757042, with product MEKYFGNAYRGDPGVPHADADRFVNIWIGSAAFSVLTWVNPYMWQLSNQFNYHDKWMLFEQYHWKKARAKKEPYEFKWNKIPKEVRDSYYYNWPVYFP from the exons atggaGAAGTATTTTGGAAATGCGTACAGGGGTGATCCAGGAGTGCCACATGCTGATGCGGATCGTTTCGTGAATATATGGATTGGTTCTGCTGCTTTCTCCGTTCTTACCTGGGTCAATCCTTACATGTGGCAGCTCTCTAACCAGTTCAA TTATCATGACAAGTGGATGCTGTTTGAGCAGTACCACTGGAAAAAAGCGAGGGCAAAGAAGGAGCCTTACGAATTCAAG TGGAATAAGATACCTAAAGAAGTCAGGGACTCGTATTATTACAACTGGCCTGTCTACTTCCCATAA
- the LOC104704049 gene encoding putative F-box/kelch-repeat protein At4g34170 codes for MNDGEVPMTLMMLPNDLVLNCLARVSRLYYPSISLVSHRFRSILASTELYQIRSLLGQTESCLYIPNSSKKILIPVTSPNSPCTYQSDFARVGSNIYAIGGFIKDDNASSASIMVMDCRSHTWHEAPSMRVARESPSACVLDGKIYVIGGSNVLDTTHWVEVFVTVHKTWEFGSSSSPGEKICSGFRYQSVGCDGNVYVKCFERPVTYKLNKGRWRAADLGMNRGWWCSSSNISSSSYCVIENVLYCYCHGMINSYNPEKKGWTYVKGLNGLAKMLSPDYRCVDAKVADYGGKLAVLWEENVPVNEYHLHGKVVYCGIIALEKHQGNICGTLEWYDVVYATTEPDVYDVAHFLAVTL; via the exons ATGAACGACGGAGAAGTGCCAATGACGTTGATGATGCTTCCTAATGATTTGGTATTAAACTGCTTAGCCCGGGTTTCGAGATTGTACTATCCCAGTATCTCCTTAGTTTCCCATAGATTCCGCTCTATCCTTGCTTCAACTGAGCTTTACCAAATCCGAAGCCTCTTAGGCCAAACTGAGAGTTGTCTCTAT ATACCAAATAGTTCTAAGAAAATTTTGATCCCAGTTACATCCCCCAATTCTCCTTGTACGTACCAGTCAGATTTTGCAAGGGTTGGCTCTAATATTTACGCTATTGGCGGATTCATAAAAGATGATAATGCATCATCTGCTAGCATCATGGTCATGGACTGTCGTTCTCACACATGGCATGAGGCCCCAAGCATGCGTGTCGCACGAGAGTCCCCTTCTGCTTGCGTCCTTGATGGAAAAATATATGTGATAGGAGGCTCCAATGTTCTCGATACAACTCACTGGGTGGAGGTATTCGTCACAGTGCATAAAACTTGGGAGTTTGGTTCGTCTTCAAGTCCTGGCGAGAAAATATGTAGCGGTTTTAGGTATCAAAGCGTAGGGTGTGATGGAAATGTCTATGTGAAGTGTTTTGAGCGACCTGTGACTTACAAGCTGAATAAAGGTAGATGGAGAGCGGCAGACTTAGGTATGAACAGGGGATGGTGGTGCTCATCATCTAatatctcatcatcatcttattGTGTGATAGAGAACGTGTTATACTGTTATTGTCACGGGATGATCAATTCGTACAACCCGGAAAAAAAAGGTTGGACATATGTAAAGGGATTGAACGGTTTGGCAAAAATGTTATCGCCGGACTATCGTTGTGTTGATGCCAAAGTGGCGGATTATGGTGGAAAGTTGGCGGTTTTGTGGGAAGAAAATGTGCCCGTTAATGAGTACCACCTTCACGGGAAAGTAGTTTATTGTGGGATAATTGCGCTTGAAAAACACCAAGGGAATATTTGCGGAACACTTGAGTGGTATGACGTTGTGTATGCAACCACCGAGCCAGATGTGTATGATGTAGCACATTTTCTTGCTGTTACACTTTGA
- the LOC104757128 gene encoding auxin-induced protein X15-like, whose product MCKKLKTYMRKLQTRFSKRVGNCGEFEVEGNAGSSAAWMIPSDVKEGHVAVIAVKGERAKRFILELEELNKPEFMRLLEQAREEFGFQLRGPLTIPCQPEEVQKILQGGREY is encoded by the coding sequence ATGTGCAAAAAGTTGAAGACTTACATGAGAAAGCTACAAACAAGATTCTCCAAAAGGGTAGGGAATTGTGGTGAGTTCGAGGTAGAGGGTAATGCGGGTAGTAGTGCTGCATGGATGATTCCAAGTGATGTGAAGGAAGGGCACGTAGCGGTGATTGCCGTTAAAGGAGAGAGAGCTAAGAGGTTTATTTTGGAGCTTGAAGAGTTGAACAAACCTGAGTTCATGAGGCTGCTCGAGCAAGCGAGGGAGGAGTTCGGGTTCCAGCTCAGAGGACCTCTGACCATTCCATGCCAGCCGGAAGAAGTACAGAAGATTCTACAAGGAGGTAGAGAGTATTGA
- the LOC104757321 gene encoding BRCA1-associated RING domain protein 1-like — protein MAVPREGNGLMEEEVVDGDNALFEENGVDYDNDPELPSHLRDLAAAAQSGDVSALRTAIDNLNGRVDEPLEDNDSALHLACLYGHLPCVQLLLERGANMEVKDEDEAIPLHDACAGGYLQIVQLLFSRANGPECVKRMIETADIEGDTPLHHAARGEHVDVVRFLLGSGASPRTENSYGKTAGELADINTDARRILEEAINNSTISQ, from the exons ATGGCTGTTCCAAGAGAAGGCAATGGTTtgatggaagaagaagttgttgacGGAGATAACGCTCTCTTTGAGGAAAACGGTGTTGACTACGACAACGATCCCGAGCTTCCCTCTCACCTCCGTGACTTGGCCGCCGCTGCTCAATCCGGTGACGTTTCCGCCTTGCGCACTGCCATCG ACAATTTGAATGGGAGAGTCGATGAGCCTCTTGAGGATAATGACTCGGCACTTCACTTGGCGTGTTTATATGGTCACCTACCTTGTGTTCAG CTACTCCTAGAAAGAGGAGCGAATATGGAGgtcaaagatgaagatgaggcAATTCCTCTACATGATGCTTGTGCTGGAG GATACTTACAAATAGTACAGCTTCTTTTTAGCCGAGCTAATGGTCCCGAATGTGTGAAGAGAATGATCGAAACAGCTGATATAGAAGGTGACACT CCTCTGCATCATGCAGCAAGAGGCGAACATGTTGATGTGGTTAGATTTTTGCTGGGTTCTGGGGCTTCACCAAGGACAGAAAACTCATATGGGAAG ACAGCAGGTGAATTAGCTGATATAAACACTGATGCAAGGAGGATCCTCGAAGAAGCTATAAACAACTCAACAATATCTCAGTGA
- the LOC104756959 gene encoding uncharacterized protein LOC104756959, giving the protein MRGGGRRRSNGGGGGGGSGNSKSKSPGQSTRTNFNSAAGSSSGGRRRRQKNSTLFVEGGVLSDYPRDPDFSTPSRGGGGSSSRKGSNLRSTDRVKASASTTGPRKCSGNTFVYQYPPVEFEEGLDRRPVAEVDQMNDSNPMVLGKSETTQIVAFLDQTPSSSKGVEVNYDYEYEPSFVLGDESHIGLGFCDGSDAAPSGSLSIIPKASEDKGGSFCHEEEEVDASEDEVMPDVVKTPRRNSGFISIGGMKLYTEDISGEESEGEEGSNDDDDEGSSESSELSESDSSEDMFGSNSEIDDDVAKDYLEGIGGSEIMLDAHWLAEQSLDKLDLSSGDSSDSDSSDRKPRKLTGISLQKASMEYGKKKTTGSRFSGHGKANHPFTMDDLMYVKDSRSLSGKKNKKKEVAKFPQSWPSGSQKSKKSRNFPGEKKKHRKEYIALKRRERMLQRGVDLAEINSQLERFVLENVDMHCFQRMHNRDCSQVRRLADVYRLSSSCNGSGKKSFVTVTRTYQTCMPSASDKLRIEKLIGAGDEDDDFAVSGGVKGKSGSFDRKKGKDSTKKRPTREERERNKNNGKKSSYADQPVSFVSSGVIDSEIAVAKTTGEKDAKRVAETTPGTSNGADIGAFELHTRGFGSKMMAKMGFIDGGGLGKDGKGIAQPIEAVKRPKSLGLGLDFSIETEDMSPSSNNNAKRNRSSSSGKHVKHISHDNGASSSGRIRDKRLGAFEQHTTGFGSRMMARMGFVEGSGLGRDSQGIVNPLAAVRRPRGRGIGAEG; this is encoded by the coding sequence ATGCGAGGCGGTGGTAGGAGAAGATCGAACGGTGGTGGGGGTGGTGGTGGTTCTGGAAATAGCAAGTCTAAATCTCCAGGACAAAGCACGAGAACCAATTTTAATTCCGCGGCGGGGTCTTCCTCCGGTGGTCGTCGCCGACGTCAGAAAAATTCCACTCTGTTTGTAGAAGGAGGCGTTCTCTCCGATTACCCACGGGATCCTGATTTTTCAACGCCATctcgaggaggaggaggaagctcTTCGAGAAAGGGATCGAATCTTAGAAGCACAGATCGTGTGAAAGCTTCTGCTTCCACTACTGGTCCAAGGAAATGCAGTGGTAATACTTTTGTGTATCAGTATCCTCCCGTCGAGTTTGAGGAAGGCTTGGACCGAAGACCAGTCGCAGAAGTTGATCAAATGAATGATTCAAATCCTATGGTGTTGGGTAAGTCGGAGACGACTCAAATTGTTGCATTTTTGGATCAGACGCCTTCGTCTTCCAAAGGTGTTGAGGTAAATTATGATTACGAATACGAACCGAGTTTTGTTTTGGGTGATGAGTCTCATATAGGGTTGGGATTTTGTGATGGTTCTGATGCTGCACCAAGTGGTAGCCTTTCTATTATTCCAAAGGCATCGGAAGATAAAGGTGGTTCATTTTGccatgaggaggaggaggttgatGCAAGTGAGGATGAAGTGATGCCTGATGTTGTGAAAACACCGAGAAGGAATTCGGGTTTCATTTCTATAGGAGGGATGAAATTGTATACTGAAGATATATCTGGTGAAGagagtgaaggagaagaagggtcgaatgatgatgatgatgaaggcaGCAGTGAGTCTTCTGAATTATCTGAGAGTGACAGCTCGGAAGACATGTTTGGGAGTAACTCcgagattgatgatgatgttgcaAAGGATTACTTGGAAGGTATTGGTGGCAGTGAGATTATGTTGGATGCTCATTGGTTGGCTGAACAATCATTGGATAAGTTGGATTTGTCAAGTGGTGATAGTTCTGATAGTGATTCTTCTGATCGAAAACCAAGGAAGTTGACTGGTATTAGTCTGCAAAAAGCTTCAATGGAATAtggtaagaagaagacgacAGGAAGTCGTTTCTCCGGGCATGGTAAGGCTAATCATCCATTCACAATGGATGATCTTATGTATGTGAAGGATTCAAGAAGTCTTTCGggaaagaagaataagaagaaagaggtgGCTAAGTTTCCCCAGTCTTGGCCTTCAGGTTCACAAAAGAGCAAGAAGTCCCGTAATTTCCctggtgagaagaagaaacaccgCAAAGAATACATTGCTCTGAAGCGCCGTGAGAGAATGTTACAGCGTGGTGTTGATCTTGCTGAGATTAATTCTCAGTTAGAGAGGTTTGTTCTGGAAAATGTGGACATGCACTGTTTCCAGCGTATGCATAATCGAGATTGCTCTCAGGTAAGACGATTAGCAGATGTATACCGCTTATCAAGTAGCTGCAATGGTTCTGGAAAGAAAAGCTTTGTGACGGTGACTCGAACATATCAGACATGTATGCCATCTGCCAGCGATAAACTTCGCATCGAGAAGCtgataggagcaggagatgaggatgatgatttTGCTGTCAGTGGGGGAGTAAAAGGAAAATCTGGAAGTTTTGATAGGAAGAAAGGAAAAGACTCAACCAAAAAGCGACCTACTAGAGAGGAacgagagagaaacaaaaacaatgggAAGAAGAGTTCCTATGCTGATCAACCTGTATCATTTGTGTCAAGTGGCGTAATTGATTCTGAGATAGCTGTTGCGAAAACCACTGGTGAAAAAGATGCAAAACGGGTAGCTGAAACTACTCCAGGAACCTCTAATGGAGCAGACATTGGGGCATTCGAGCTGCACACGAGAGGCTTTGGATCCAAAATGATGGCGAAAATGGGATTCATAGATGGAGGCGGTCTAGGAAAGGATGGTAAGGGGATAGCACAGCCAATAGAAGCTGTTAAACGTCCAAAATCACTGGGGTTAGGTCTGGATTTCTCCATTGAAACTGAAGATATGAGTCCGTCAAGTAATAACAATGCTAAAAGGAAcagatcttcttcctctggcAAACATGTGAAACACATCTCCCATGACAATGGTGCCTCTAGTTCCGGAAGAATTAGAGACAAAAGATTGGGAGCCTTTGAGCAGCACACAACAGGTTTTGGGTCGAGGATGATGGCGAGAATGGGTTTTGTCGAAGGCTCGGGTTTGGGAAGAGATTCACAAGGCATAGTCAATCCGCTGGCTGCTGTTAGGCGTCCTAGAGGACGTGGAATTGGCGCTGAAGGCTAa